A single window of Scomber scombrus chromosome 12, fScoSco1.1, whole genome shotgun sequence DNA harbors:
- the slka gene encoding STE20-like serine/threonine-protein kinase isoform X2, producing the protein MSFFNFRKIFKLGPDKKKKQYEHVHRDVNPEDIWDIIGELGDGAFGKVYKAQNKQNGTLAAAKVIDTKTEDELEDYMVEIEILASCNHHYIVKLLDAFYFEGKLWILIEFCAGGAVDAIMLELERPLTEPQIRVVCKQTLDALCYLHENKVIHRDLKAGNILLSWEGDVKLADFGVSAKNTKTLQRRDSFIGTPYWMAPEVVMCETSKDRPYDYKADIWSLGVTLIELAQIEPPNHEMNPMRVLLKIAKSEPPTLMHPSRWSPEFSDFLRKALDKNVDNRWGPVQLLQHPFVTSVTDSKPLRELIAEAKAEVTEEIEDSKEEEEEEEPDTPLAAPGHKRAPSDGSAASSEDDKVPPTLESVTEKAEAEAAEDRTSDKLSDEGLGTSEVDKTEEEKLNEVSDASNEDLASGLIEPPKDIIAQDSTETKPEDGQAEEIPAEPVVSQPDEGLDAVHTQEPVTDGQQTVEELTETQEKTEGESPQVLEVEKEPEEVTEEEEKETGTEESESNQQLTESRESEEKLEDTPEKPDSISEVVKAGEKEEEDKDRISDMANGTDVNMDKDNIESSPESIVMDANLDGDTETKSSVDDSSAEVLVENEVAESQPGGATEEKPDEKVPEEAEQPEQENEARETELEEQAPIESTNGVCDEAKDTSEDSEKVLPSKDVPVKEDEEKTTSAHDSTSQNSVCVPESETDSETKTEQGSPAVIKPDVEKDSDSGSSSAADSNSLDLNLSISSFLSKSKEGGSISLQESKRQKKTLKKTRKFMVDGVEVSVTTSKIVTDNDTKSEEMRFLRRQELRELRLLQKEEQRAQQQLSNKLQQQREQIYRRFEQETTAKKRQYDQEVENLEKKQKQTIERLEQDHTSRLRDEAKRIKADQDKELSKFQNMLKNRKKEEQEFLQKQQQELDGALKKIIQQHKLEIATIERDCLNHKQQLMRAREAAMWELEERHLQEKHQQLKQQLKDQYFLQRHQLLKRHEKEMEQMQRYNQRLIEEMKNKQNQERVRLPKIQRSEAKTRMAMFKKSLRITATASVTPEQERERIKQFASQEEKRQKNERLHQHQKHENQMRDLQLQCDSNIRELQQLQNEKCHLLIEHETQKLKELDEEHTQEIKEWREKLRPRKKALEEEFTRKLQEQEVFFKMSGESECLNPTTQSRVSKFYPIPNLHNSGL; encoded by the exons ATGTCCTTTTTCAATTTTCGAAAGATATTCAAGTTAGGGCctgacaagaagaagaagcagtaTGAACATGTACACAGAGATGTTAACCCGGAGGATATTTGGGACATCATTGGGGAACTTGGAGATGGAGCGTTTGGGAAAGTATACAAG GCTCAGAACAAGCAGAATGGGACCCTCGCTGCTGCCAAGGTTATTGACACAAAGACAGAGGATGAGTTGGAAGACTACATGGTAGAGATTGAAATTCTGGCCTCCTGCAACCATCATTACATCGTCAAACTGTTGGATGCCTTCTATTTTGAAGGAAAACTTTGG ATTCTGATCGAGTTCTGTGCGGGTGGTGCAGTGGATGCCATCATGCTGG AACTCGAGAGGCCTCTGACAGAGCCCCAGATCCGTGTGGTGTGTAAACAGACCTTGGATGCGTTATGCTACCTCCATGAGAACAAGGTCATCCATAGAGACTTGAAAGCCGGGAATATTCTCCTCTCCTGGGAGGGAGATGTGAAACttg cTGACTTCGGGGTGTCTGCTAAAAATACCAAGACATTACAGAGAAGAGATTCTTTCATTGGCACTCCGTATTG GATGGCCCCAGAGGTGGTAATGTGCGAAACTTCCAAGGACCGTCCATACGACTACAAGGCCGACATCTGGTCCCTTGGGGTAACCCTGATAGAGCTGGCGCAGATTGAGCCACCCAACCACGAGATGAATCCCATGAGAGTGCTGCTGAAAATAGCCAAGTCCGAGCCGCCCACACTCATGCATCCCTCTCGCTG GTCGCCAGAATTCAGTGACTTCCTGCGGAAGGCACTTGATAAGAATGTGGACAATAGGTGGGGCCCTGTACAGCTTCTACAG CATCCTTTTGTCACCAGTGTAACTGATAGCAAACCCCTCAGAGAGCTCATAGCCGAGGCCAAAGCTGAAGTCACAGAGGAGATTGAGGACagtaaagaggaggaagaggaggaagagcctGATACACCTCTG GCAGCTCCTGGGCACAAGCGAGCACCATCAGATGGCAGCGCGGCCAGCTCAGAGGATGACAAAGTTCCACCAACGCTGGAATCTGTTACAGAAAAGGCAGAGGCTGAAGCTGCTGAGGACAGGACCAGTGATAAGCTGTCTGATGAAGGACTGGGAACAAGTGAGGTAGACAAGACTGAAGAGGAGAAGCTCAATGAAGTGTCTGATGCTAGTAATGAAGACCTGGCCTCTGGGCTAATAGAGCCCCCCAAGGACATTATCGCACAAGATTCTACGGAGACTAAACCAGAAGATGGTCAAGCTGAAGAGATTCCTGCTGAGCCTGTAGTATCACAGCCAGACGAAGGTTTGGATGCAGTGCATACCCAAGAACCTGTGACAGATGGTCAACAAACAGTGGAGGAACTGACTGAGACACAAGAGAAAACTGAGGGTGAATCTCCACAAGTATTGGAGGTTGAAAAAGAGCCCGAAGAGgtgacagaagaggaggaaaaagaaacaggTACAGAAGAATCTGAGTCAAATCAACAGCTTACTGAATCCAGAGAATCAGAGGAGAAACTTGAAGATACACCAGAAAAGCCAGATTCCATATCAGAAGTAGTGAAggcaggagaaaaagaagaagaagacaaggaCAGAATATCAGATATGGCTAATGGTACAGATGTAAATATGGACAAAGACAACATAGAATCAAGCCCAGAATCTATTGTAATGGACGCAAACTTAGATGGAGACACAGAAACAAAGTCCAGTGTGGATGACTCCTCTGCTGAGGTTTTGGTTGAGAATGAGGTTGCAGAAAGTCAGCCAGGTGGGGCGACAGAAGAAAAGCCTGACGAGAAAGTCCCTGAGGAGGCAGAGCAGCCTGAACAAGAGAATGAGGCCAGAGAGACTGAACTGGAGGAGCAGGCACCAATTGAATCCACAAATGGAGTCTGTGATGAAGCCAAAGACACCTCTGAGGATTCTGAAAAGGTGCTTCCATCTAAGGATGTCCCAGTGAaggaagatgaggagaaaaCTACTAGTGCACATGATAGCACATCGCAAAATTCTGTCTGTGTCCCAGAGAGTGAAACTGATTCAGAAACCAAGACGGAGCAGGGAAGCCCTGCTGTGATCAAACCAGATGTGGAGAAGGACTCTGACTCTGGAAGCAGCTCTGCTGCTGATAGCAACAGCCTTGACCTCAATCTGTCCATCTCCAGCTTCCTGTCCAAGAGCAAAGAAGGGGGCTCAATATCATTGCAG GAGTCAAAACGTCAGAAGAAGACTCTAAAAAAGACACGTAAGTTCATGGTGGATGGTGTGGAGGTCAGTGTGACAACATCAAAGATAGTGACCGACAACGACACCAAGAGTGAGGAGATGCGGTTCCTCAG GCGGCAGGAGCTGAGAGAGCTGCGCCTCCTGcagaaagaggagcagagggctcagcagcagctcagcaacaagctgcagcagcagagagagcagaTCTACCGGCGCTTTGAACAGGAAACTACA GCTAAGAAGCGTCAGTATGATCAAGAAGTGGAGAACCTGgaaaagaagcagaagcagaCCATTGAGCGCCTGGAGCAGGATCACACCAGCCGGCTCCGAGACGAGGCCAAACGCATCAAAGCAGATCAAGACAAGGAGCTCTCCAAGTTCCAAAACATGCTGAAGAACCGGAAGAAAGAG GAGCAGGAGTTCCTACAGAAGCAGCAGCAAGAGCTGGACGGAGCTCTAAAGAAAATTATCCAGCAGCACAAACTGGAGATCGCCACTATTGAGAGGGACTGCCTTAACCACAAGCAGCAGCTGATGAGAG CTCGAGAAGCAGCCATGTGGGAGTTGGaggagcgccacctgcaggagAAGCACCAGCAGCTGAAGCAGCAGCTCAAAGACCAGTACTTCCTACAGAGACACCAGCTGCTGAAGAGGCACGAGAAA GAGATGGAGCAGATGCAGCGCTACAACCAGCGGCTGATTGAGGAGATGAAGAACAAACAGAACCAAGAAAGGGTTCGTCTGCCCAAGATCCAGCGCAGCGAGGCCAAGACCCGCATGGCCATGTTCAAGAAGAGCCTCCGCATCACTGCCACTGCGAGTGTGACTccagagcaggagagagaacGGATAAAACAG TTTGCTTCTCAGGAAGAAAAGAGGCAGAAGAATGAGAGGCTCCATCAACACCAAAAACATGAGAACCAGATGAGGGATCTGCAGCTGCAGTGTGACTCAAACATcagagagctgcagcagctaCAG AATGAGAAATGCCACCTGCTGATTGAACATGAGACCCAAAAACTGAAGGAGCTGGATGAGGAGCACACCCAGGAGATAAAGGAGTGGAGAGAGAAGCTCAGACCCAGGAAGAAG gCGTTGGAGGAGGAGTTCACACGGAAGCTCCAGGAGCAGGAGGTCTTCTTCAAGATGAGCGGCGAATCCGAATGCCTTAACCCCACCACTCAGAGTCGAGTATCCAAATTTTACCCCATCCCAAACCTGCACAACTCCGGTTTATAG
- the slka gene encoding STE20-like serine/threonine-protein kinase isoform X1, producing MSFFNFRKIFKLGPDKKKKQYEHVHRDVNPEDIWDIIGELGDGAFGKVYKAQNKQNGTLAAAKVIDTKTEDELEDYMVEIEILASCNHHYIVKLLDAFYFEGKLWILIEFCAGGAVDAIMLELERPLTEPQIRVVCKQTLDALCYLHENKVIHRDLKAGNILLSWEGDVKLADFGVSAKNTKTLQRRDSFIGTPYWMAPEVVMCETSKDRPYDYKADIWSLGVTLIELAQIEPPNHEMNPMRVLLKIAKSEPPTLMHPSRWSPEFSDFLRKALDKNVDNRWGPVQLLQHPFVTSVTDSKPLRELIAEAKAEVTEEIEDSKEEEEEEEPDTPLAAPGHKRAPSDGSAASSEDDKVPPTLESVTEKAEAEAAEDRTSDKLSDEGLGTSEVDKTEEEKLNEVSDASNEDLASGLIEPPKDIIAQDSTETKPEDGQAEEIPAEPVVSQPDEGLDAVHTQEPVTDGQQTVEELTETQEKTEGESPQVLEVEKEPEEVTEEEEKETGTEESESNQQLTESRESEEKLEDTPEKPDSISEVVKAGEKEEEDKDRISDMANGTDVNMDKDNIESSPESIVMDANLDGDTETKSSVDDSSAEVLVENEVAESQPGGATEEKPDEKVPEEAEQPEQENEARETELEEQAPIESTNGVCDEAKDTSEDSEKVLPSKDVPVKEDEEKTTSAHDSTSQNSVCVPESETDSETKTEQGSPAVIKPDVEKDSDSGSSSAADSNSLDLNLSISSFLSKSKEGGSISLQESKRQKKTLKKTRKFMVDGVEVSVTTSKIVTDNDTKSEEMRFLRRQELRELRLLQKEEQRAQQQLSNKLQQQREQIYRRFEQETTAKKRQYDQEVENLEKKQKQTIERLEQDHTSRLRDEAKRIKADQDKELSKFQNMLKNRKKEVEQEVGQSPKHMRKELMKRIKEDLSLLKTAEEQEFLQKQQQELDGALKKIIQQHKLEIATIERDCLNHKQQLMRAREAAMWELEERHLQEKHQQLKQQLKDQYFLQRHQLLKRHEKEMEQMQRYNQRLIEEMKNKQNQERVRLPKIQRSEAKTRMAMFKKSLRITATASVTPEQERERIKQFASQEEKRQKNERLHQHQKHENQMRDLQLQCDSNIRELQQLQNEKCHLLIEHETQKLKELDEEHTQEIKEWREKLRPRKKALEEEFTRKLQEQEVFFKMSGESECLNPTTQSRVSKFYPIPNLHNSGL from the exons ATGTCCTTTTTCAATTTTCGAAAGATATTCAAGTTAGGGCctgacaagaagaagaagcagtaTGAACATGTACACAGAGATGTTAACCCGGAGGATATTTGGGACATCATTGGGGAACTTGGAGATGGAGCGTTTGGGAAAGTATACAAG GCTCAGAACAAGCAGAATGGGACCCTCGCTGCTGCCAAGGTTATTGACACAAAGACAGAGGATGAGTTGGAAGACTACATGGTAGAGATTGAAATTCTGGCCTCCTGCAACCATCATTACATCGTCAAACTGTTGGATGCCTTCTATTTTGAAGGAAAACTTTGG ATTCTGATCGAGTTCTGTGCGGGTGGTGCAGTGGATGCCATCATGCTGG AACTCGAGAGGCCTCTGACAGAGCCCCAGATCCGTGTGGTGTGTAAACAGACCTTGGATGCGTTATGCTACCTCCATGAGAACAAGGTCATCCATAGAGACTTGAAAGCCGGGAATATTCTCCTCTCCTGGGAGGGAGATGTGAAACttg cTGACTTCGGGGTGTCTGCTAAAAATACCAAGACATTACAGAGAAGAGATTCTTTCATTGGCACTCCGTATTG GATGGCCCCAGAGGTGGTAATGTGCGAAACTTCCAAGGACCGTCCATACGACTACAAGGCCGACATCTGGTCCCTTGGGGTAACCCTGATAGAGCTGGCGCAGATTGAGCCACCCAACCACGAGATGAATCCCATGAGAGTGCTGCTGAAAATAGCCAAGTCCGAGCCGCCCACACTCATGCATCCCTCTCGCTG GTCGCCAGAATTCAGTGACTTCCTGCGGAAGGCACTTGATAAGAATGTGGACAATAGGTGGGGCCCTGTACAGCTTCTACAG CATCCTTTTGTCACCAGTGTAACTGATAGCAAACCCCTCAGAGAGCTCATAGCCGAGGCCAAAGCTGAAGTCACAGAGGAGATTGAGGACagtaaagaggaggaagaggaggaagagcctGATACACCTCTG GCAGCTCCTGGGCACAAGCGAGCACCATCAGATGGCAGCGCGGCCAGCTCAGAGGATGACAAAGTTCCACCAACGCTGGAATCTGTTACAGAAAAGGCAGAGGCTGAAGCTGCTGAGGACAGGACCAGTGATAAGCTGTCTGATGAAGGACTGGGAACAAGTGAGGTAGACAAGACTGAAGAGGAGAAGCTCAATGAAGTGTCTGATGCTAGTAATGAAGACCTGGCCTCTGGGCTAATAGAGCCCCCCAAGGACATTATCGCACAAGATTCTACGGAGACTAAACCAGAAGATGGTCAAGCTGAAGAGATTCCTGCTGAGCCTGTAGTATCACAGCCAGACGAAGGTTTGGATGCAGTGCATACCCAAGAACCTGTGACAGATGGTCAACAAACAGTGGAGGAACTGACTGAGACACAAGAGAAAACTGAGGGTGAATCTCCACAAGTATTGGAGGTTGAAAAAGAGCCCGAAGAGgtgacagaagaggaggaaaaagaaacaggTACAGAAGAATCTGAGTCAAATCAACAGCTTACTGAATCCAGAGAATCAGAGGAGAAACTTGAAGATACACCAGAAAAGCCAGATTCCATATCAGAAGTAGTGAAggcaggagaaaaagaagaagaagacaaggaCAGAATATCAGATATGGCTAATGGTACAGATGTAAATATGGACAAAGACAACATAGAATCAAGCCCAGAATCTATTGTAATGGACGCAAACTTAGATGGAGACACAGAAACAAAGTCCAGTGTGGATGACTCCTCTGCTGAGGTTTTGGTTGAGAATGAGGTTGCAGAAAGTCAGCCAGGTGGGGCGACAGAAGAAAAGCCTGACGAGAAAGTCCCTGAGGAGGCAGAGCAGCCTGAACAAGAGAATGAGGCCAGAGAGACTGAACTGGAGGAGCAGGCACCAATTGAATCCACAAATGGAGTCTGTGATGAAGCCAAAGACACCTCTGAGGATTCTGAAAAGGTGCTTCCATCTAAGGATGTCCCAGTGAaggaagatgaggagaaaaCTACTAGTGCACATGATAGCACATCGCAAAATTCTGTCTGTGTCCCAGAGAGTGAAACTGATTCAGAAACCAAGACGGAGCAGGGAAGCCCTGCTGTGATCAAACCAGATGTGGAGAAGGACTCTGACTCTGGAAGCAGCTCTGCTGCTGATAGCAACAGCCTTGACCTCAATCTGTCCATCTCCAGCTTCCTGTCCAAGAGCAAAGAAGGGGGCTCAATATCATTGCAG GAGTCAAAACGTCAGAAGAAGACTCTAAAAAAGACACGTAAGTTCATGGTGGATGGTGTGGAGGTCAGTGTGACAACATCAAAGATAGTGACCGACAACGACACCAAGAGTGAGGAGATGCGGTTCCTCAG GCGGCAGGAGCTGAGAGAGCTGCGCCTCCTGcagaaagaggagcagagggctcagcagcagctcagcaacaagctgcagcagcagagagagcagaTCTACCGGCGCTTTGAACAGGAAACTACA GCTAAGAAGCGTCAGTATGATCAAGAAGTGGAGAACCTGgaaaagaagcagaagcagaCCATTGAGCGCCTGGAGCAGGATCACACCAGCCGGCTCCGAGACGAGGCCAAACGCATCAAAGCAGATCAAGACAAGGAGCTCTCCAAGTTCCAAAACATGCTGAAGAACCGGAAGAAAGAG GTCGAACAGGAAGTTGGACAGTCACCCAAACACATGAGAAAAGAGCTCATGAAACGCATAAAGGAGGACCTATCACTCCTTAAGACTGCTGAG GAGCAGGAGTTCCTACAGAAGCAGCAGCAAGAGCTGGACGGAGCTCTAAAGAAAATTATCCAGCAGCACAAACTGGAGATCGCCACTATTGAGAGGGACTGCCTTAACCACAAGCAGCAGCTGATGAGAG CTCGAGAAGCAGCCATGTGGGAGTTGGaggagcgccacctgcaggagAAGCACCAGCAGCTGAAGCAGCAGCTCAAAGACCAGTACTTCCTACAGAGACACCAGCTGCTGAAGAGGCACGAGAAA GAGATGGAGCAGATGCAGCGCTACAACCAGCGGCTGATTGAGGAGATGAAGAACAAACAGAACCAAGAAAGGGTTCGTCTGCCCAAGATCCAGCGCAGCGAGGCCAAGACCCGCATGGCCATGTTCAAGAAGAGCCTCCGCATCACTGCCACTGCGAGTGTGACTccagagcaggagagagaacGGATAAAACAG TTTGCTTCTCAGGAAGAAAAGAGGCAGAAGAATGAGAGGCTCCATCAACACCAAAAACATGAGAACCAGATGAGGGATCTGCAGCTGCAGTGTGACTCAAACATcagagagctgcagcagctaCAG AATGAGAAATGCCACCTGCTGATTGAACATGAGACCCAAAAACTGAAGGAGCTGGATGAGGAGCACACCCAGGAGATAAAGGAGTGGAGAGAGAAGCTCAGACCCAGGAAGAAG gCGTTGGAGGAGGAGTTCACACGGAAGCTCCAGGAGCAGGAGGTCTTCTTCAAGATGAGCGGCGAATCCGAATGCCTTAACCCCACCACTCAGAGTCGAGTATCCAAATTTTACCCCATCCCAAACCTGCACAACTCCGGTTTATAG